One Osmerus eperlanus chromosome 23, fOsmEpe2.1, whole genome shotgun sequence DNA segment encodes these proteins:
- the LOC134009576 gene encoding E3 ubiquitin-protein ligase TRIM47-like isoform X2 produces the protein MASPLGLLSDKQFQCSICLEVFTDPVTTPCGHNFCLACVSGVWDGCETWRCPSCERTFPSRPEISVNNAFKEISDQFKKMRGSISGLAAAAAPGEVACDVCTGTKLRALKSCLVCLISYCETHLEPHQRVATLKVHQLVDPVENLEDRMCKKHQRLLEMFCTSDQTSVCRFCTETNHRDHRAVSLEEECGRRKIQMKETEEGIQQMIHTRVMKVEEIESSIETSRKSAKEEMTEGARLFAALINATGKGQAELNREVEKKQSAAETKARGLVQDLEQEIAELRRRKTELEQLSHTEDHLLLLRRFPSLCSCPPTKDWSEVSVHSYQFVGMMRKKVTQLEEVVKRQLETLREKELKSVQKYSGNAVLRSGREIGPEHCPPQPRPISRREAGGTRRPAPDSARQPAEVRPRPLRPGNAGLPVREILLPGRRGREDLLGPGRRTRVRQPERDDHVHSG, from the exons ATGGCTTCCCCCCTCGGCCTGCTGTCAGACAAACAGTTCCAGTGTTCCATCTGCCTGGAGGTGTTCACAGACCCGGTCACCACCCCCTGCGGGCACAACTTCTGCCTGGCCTGCGTCAGCGGCGTGTGGGACGGCTGTGAGACGTGGAGGTGCCCCAGCTGTGAGAGAACCTTTCCCTCCAGGCCCGAGATCAGCGTCAACAACGCCTTCAAGGAGATCAGCGACCAGTTCAAGAAGATGCGAGGCAGCATCTCAGGCCTGGCCGCCGCCGCCGCACCGGGCGAGGTGGCGTGTGACGTCTGCACCGGGACGAAGCTCCGAGCCCTGAAGTCCTGCCTGGTGTGTCTGATCTCCTACTGCGAGACCCACCTGGAGCCTCACCAGAGAGTGGCCACGCTGAAGGTGCACCAGCTGGTCGACCctgtggagaacctggaggacaggatgtgtaagaAGCACCAGAGGCTCCTGGAGATGTTCTGCACGAGCGACCAGACGAGCGTGTGTCGGTTCTGCACGGAGACAAACCACCGGGACCACCGGGCCgtctctctggaggaggagtgtgggcgGAGGAAG ATCCAGATGAAGGAAACGGAGGAAGGAATCCAGCAGATGATTCACACCAGAGTcatgaaggtggaggagatcgAATCCTCAATAGAGACCAGCAGG AAAAGCGCGAAGGAAGAGATGACGGAAGGCGCCCGTCTTTTCGCCGCTCTGATCAACGCGACGGGGAAAGGCCAGGCAGAGCTCAATcgggaggtggagaagaagcAGAGCGCAGCGGAGACCAAGGCCAGAGGCCTCGTCCAagatctggagcaggagatcgCTGAGCTTCGGAGGAGGAAAactgagctggagcagctgtcacacactgaggaccacctcctcctcctccgg AGGTTTCCGTCTCTCTGCAGCTGTCCTCCTACCAAGGACTGGTCTGAGGTCAGCGTCCACTCCTACCAGTTTGTGGGGATGATGAGGAAAAAGGTGACTCAgttggaggaggtggtgaaaaGGCAGTTGGAGAccctgagagagaaag AGTTGAAAAGCGTTCAGAAGTATTCAGGTAATGCCGTCCTGCGAAG TGGACGTGAGATTGGACCCGAACACTGCCCACCCCAACCTCGTCCTATCAGCAGACGGgaagcaggtgggacgcggcgACCTGCTCCAGATTCTGCCCGACAACCCGCAGAGGTTCGACCCCGTCCTCTGCGTCCTGGGAACGCAGGGCTTCCTGTCCGGGAGATTCTACTTCCAGGTCGACGTGGGCGGGAAGACCTTCTGGGACCTGGGCGTCGTACGCGAGTCCGTCAACCGGAAAGGGATGATCACGTCCACTCCGGATAA
- the LOC134009576 gene encoding E3 ubiquitin-protein ligase TRIM39-like isoform X1, with translation MASPLGLLSDKQFQCSICLEVFTDPVTTPCGHNFCLACVSGVWDGCETWRCPSCERTFPSRPEISVNNAFKEISDQFKKMRGSISGLAAAAAPGEVACDVCTGTKLRALKSCLVCLISYCETHLEPHQRVATLKVHQLVDPVENLEDRMCKKHQRLLEMFCTSDQTSVCRFCTETNHRDHRAVSLEEECGRRKIQMKETEEGIQQMIHTRVMKVEEIESSIETSRKSAKEEMTEGARLFAALINATGKGQAELNREVEKKQSAAETKARGLVQDLEQEIAELRRRKTELEQLSHTEDHLLLLRRFPSLCSCPPTKDWSEVSVHSYQFVGMMRKKVTQLEEVVKRQLETLREKELKSVQKYSVDVRLDPNTAHPNLVLSADGKQVGRGDLLQILPDNPQRFDPVLCVLGTQGFLSGRFYFQVDVGGKTFWDLGVVRESVNRKGMITSTPDNGYWTVRLRSGDEYRVLESPSVLLSLKDKPRKVGVFVDYEEGLVSFYDVEAGAHIYSYNDCSFRGEKLHPFLSPSVSDDGKNTAPLVISPVS, from the exons ATGGCTTCCCCCCTCGGCCTGCTGTCAGACAAACAGTTCCAGTGTTCCATCTGCCTGGAGGTGTTCACAGACCCGGTCACCACCCCCTGCGGGCACAACTTCTGCCTGGCCTGCGTCAGCGGCGTGTGGGACGGCTGTGAGACGTGGAGGTGCCCCAGCTGTGAGAGAACCTTTCCCTCCAGGCCCGAGATCAGCGTCAACAACGCCTTCAAGGAGATCAGCGACCAGTTCAAGAAGATGCGAGGCAGCATCTCAGGCCTGGCCGCCGCCGCCGCACCGGGCGAGGTGGCGTGTGACGTCTGCACCGGGACGAAGCTCCGAGCCCTGAAGTCCTGCCTGGTGTGTCTGATCTCCTACTGCGAGACCCACCTGGAGCCTCACCAGAGAGTGGCCACGCTGAAGGTGCACCAGCTGGTCGACCctgtggagaacctggaggacaggatgtgtaagaAGCACCAGAGGCTCCTGGAGATGTTCTGCACGAGCGACCAGACGAGCGTGTGTCGGTTCTGCACGGAGACAAACCACCGGGACCACCGGGCCgtctctctggaggaggagtgtgggcgGAGGAAG ATCCAGATGAAGGAAACGGAGGAAGGAATCCAGCAGATGATTCACACCAGAGTcatgaaggtggaggagatcgAATCCTCAATAGAGACCAGCAGG AAAAGCGCGAAGGAAGAGATGACGGAAGGCGCCCGTCTTTTCGCCGCTCTGATCAACGCGACGGGGAAAGGCCAGGCAGAGCTCAATcgggaggtggagaagaagcAGAGCGCAGCGGAGACCAAGGCCAGAGGCCTCGTCCAagatctggagcaggagatcgCTGAGCTTCGGAGGAGGAAAactgagctggagcagctgtcacacactgaggaccacctcctcctcctccgg AGGTTTCCGTCTCTCTGCAGCTGTCCTCCTACCAAGGACTGGTCTGAGGTCAGCGTCCACTCCTACCAGTTTGTGGGGATGATGAGGAAAAAGGTGACTCAgttggaggaggtggtgaaaaGGCAGTTGGAGAccctgagagagaaag AGTTGAAAAGCGTTCAGAAGTATTCAG TGGACGTGAGATTGGACCCGAACACTGCCCACCCCAACCTCGTCCTATCAGCAGACGGgaagcaggtgggacgcggcgACCTGCTCCAGATTCTGCCCGACAACCCGCAGAGGTTCGACCCCGTCCTCTGCGTCCTGGGAACGCAGGGCTTCCTGTCCGGGAGATTCTACTTCCAGGTCGACGTGGGCGGGAAGACCTTCTGGGACCTGGGCGTCGTACGCGAGTCCGTCAACCGGAAAGGGATGATCACGTCCACTCCGGATAACGGTTACTGGACGGTGAGGCTGAGGAGCGGGGATGAGTACCGGGTGCTGGAGTCTCCATCGGTGCTCCTCAGTCTGAAGGACAAGCCCAGGAAagtgggggtgtttgtggactACGAGGAGGGGCTGGTGTCCTTCTACGACGTGGAGGCCGGGGCTCACATCTACTCCTACAACGACTGCTCCTTCAGGGGGGAGAAGCTCCACCCCTTTCTCAGCCCCAGCGTGAGTGACGACGGTAAAAACACAGCCCCATTGGTCATCTCGCCGGTCAGCTGA